A region of the bacterium genome:
GCCGATTCCGTTCACGCGAGGCTGGACGCGATCCCACCATGCCGGTCTATAAAGCGGAGGCGATCGTCCTCCGCCAGCAGACCCTCGGGGAGTCCGACCGGATCGTCACCCTCTTCACCCGGGAGTACGGGAAAGTGCGGGCTGCCGCGCGGGGTGTCCGGCGGCCGACGAGCCGGCTTGCCGGCAGGATCGAGCCGTTTACCCATGCGCGGCTGCTGTTGGCCCGCGGGCGGACCTTCGACATCATCGCGCAGGCCGAGATCGTCCGGCCGTTTTCCGGCGTCCGGCTCGACCTGCTGCGAGGGGCGTACGCCGCGTACGTCATGGAGCTGATCGAGCGGGGCCTGCCCGAGCGCGACCCGCACGAAGAGATCTTCGTGCTCATCGTGGAGGCGCTGGAAGCGCTCGACCAGGCCAGGGAAGACGACGCGGAGATCGCCTCGCTCAAGTTCGGCGTTCGGCTGGCCGGCTTCTTGGGATACCAGCCCGAGACCGCGGCGTGCGTTGAGTGCGGGCGCGGCCTCCCCCGCGCGTCGGGCGGCGCCGGGGCCTGGGCGTTCAGTCCGGGGAGCGGCGGAGCCTTGTGCCCGGCGTGCCGATCTGCGGACTCCGGGGCGGTGAGCGTGTCCCCCGGCGTGCTCGCGGCGTGCGATTATCTCATCCGAACCCCC
Encoded here:
- the recO gene encoding DNA repair protein RecO; the protein is MPVYKAEAIVLRQQTLGESDRIVTLFTREYGKVRAAARGVRRPTSRLAGRIEPFTHARLLLARGRTFDIIAQAEIVRPFSGVRLDLLRGAYAAYVMELIERGLPERDPHEEIFVLIVEALEALDQAREDDAEIASLKFGVRLAGFLGYQPETAACVECGRGLPRASGGAGAWAFSPGSGGALCPACRSADSGAVSVSPGVLAACDYLIRTPERRSGRLRIPSIQRGELARLVQLHLEHRLEAKLRSPLVIKRLREPQHSSSPR